Proteins encoded by one window of Chthonomonadales bacterium:
- the wecB gene encoding UDP-N-acetylglucosamine 2-epimerase (non-hydrolyzing): MAIPVLHGVVGTRPNMMKMASLARALAEDGTFELRLVHTGQHYDERMSGVFFDELGLPEPAHRLGSGSGSQGAQTARILTAYEEVLLAERPRGVVVVGDVTSTMACALAAAKLGVSVAHVEAGLRSGDRAMPEEINRVVTDALADLLLVSDPDGLGHLAREGRPREAVRYVGNVMVDTLLRELPAARDSNLLARLGLAPGHYAYLTLHRPSNVDDPAVLRGLLGAAAEIARETPVLFAVHPRTRARMAQVGLPDPPAAGILAVEPLGYRDSLRAIQCARAVLTDSGGIQEESSVLRVPCLTLRWNTERPVTVELGSSELVGNDPERIRVAWRRLRDGRWKQAADIPLWDGHAAERVVRCLREVWQ, translated from the coding sequence ATGGCAATACCGGTTCTGCACGGGGTCGTCGGCACGCGCCCGAACATGATGAAGATGGCGTCGCTCGCGCGGGCACTGGCCGAGGATGGAACGTTCGAGCTGCGCCTCGTGCACACCGGGCAGCACTACGACGAGCGGATGTCGGGCGTCTTCTTCGATGAGCTCGGCCTTCCGGAGCCCGCCCATCGCCTGGGATCTGGCTCCGGCAGCCAGGGCGCCCAGACCGCCCGCATCCTGACGGCTTACGAGGAGGTGCTGCTGGCCGAGCGCCCGCGCGGCGTGGTGGTCGTCGGCGACGTCACCTCCACGATGGCCTGCGCGCTGGCCGCCGCCAAGCTGGGCGTTTCGGTCGCGCACGTCGAGGCCGGCCTGCGCAGCGGCGACCGCGCGATGCCCGAGGAGATCAACCGCGTCGTCACGGACGCCCTCGCCGACCTCCTGCTCGTCTCCGACCCCGACGGCCTGGGGCACCTCGCCCGCGAGGGACGCCCCCGCGAGGCCGTGCGCTACGTGGGCAACGTGATGGTCGACACGCTGCTGCGCGAGTTGCCGGCCGCCAGGGACTCGAACCTCCTTGCGCGCCTGGGCCTGGCGCCGGGCCACTACGCCTACCTCACCCTGCACCGTCCCTCCAACGTGGACGACCCGGCCGTTCTGCGCGGCCTCCTGGGCGCCGCGGCCGAGATCGCGCGCGAGACACCCGTCCTCTTCGCCGTGCACCCGCGCACGCGCGCGCGCATGGCGCAGGTCGGCCTGCCGGACCCGCCGGCCGCGGGCATCCTCGCCGTCGAGCCACTCGGGTACCGCGATAGCCTGCGCGCCATCCAGTGCGCTCGTGCCGTGCTGACCGACTCCGGCGGCATCCAGGAGGAGTCCTCGGTGCTGCGTGTTCCGTGCCTCACGCTGCGGTGGAACACGGAGCGGCCGGTAACGGTCGAATTGGGGAGCAGTGAGCTCGTGGGCAACGACCCGGAGCGCATCCGCGTGGCCTGGCGGCGCCTGCGCGACGGCCGCTGGAAGCAGGCGGCCGACATCCCCCTGTGGGACGGGCACGCCGCGGAGCGCGTCGTGCGGTGCCTGCGCGAGGTCTGGCAGTGA
- a CDS encoding methyltransferase: protein MPAESSAAAPVSPDPLMRIGFGFAASKTLLSAVELGVFTELAARPGTLDDLTSRLGLHPRGAADFLDALVALRLLEREDGVYRNGPEAAFYLDRARPSYAGGVFEMMNARLFTAWSRLTDALRTGKPQSEEAESADLFAAMYADPDRLRTFLQGMTGVSMAPSRALADRFPWERYESFADIGCAQGGATAQIALRNEHLRGTGFDLPAVAPVFEEYVECAGLADRLRFQAGDMFAEDLPAADVLVFGHILHDWDLSARRTLLRKAHAAVPNGGAVIVYEALIDDERGAPTGLLASLNMLVVTHGGSGFTGAECLRWTRDAGFREAYVEPLGGDHAMVVGIK from the coding sequence ATGCCGGCCGAAAGCAGCGCGGCCGCCCCCGTCTCGCCGGATCCGCTGATGCGGATCGGCTTCGGATTCGCCGCCTCCAAGACGCTCCTCAGCGCCGTTGAGCTGGGGGTCTTCACCGAACTGGCCGCCCGGCCGGGAACGCTCGACGACCTCACCAGTCGCCTGGGCCTGCACCCGCGCGGCGCCGCCGACTTCCTGGACGCGCTCGTCGCCCTGCGCCTGCTCGAGCGCGAGGACGGCGTCTACCGCAACGGCCCGGAGGCCGCCTTCTACCTGGACCGCGCCAGGCCATCGTATGCGGGCGGCGTATTCGAGATGATGAACGCGCGCCTGTTCACGGCGTGGAGCCGCCTCACCGACGCCCTGCGCACCGGCAAGCCCCAGTCCGAGGAGGCGGAGAGCGCCGACCTCTTCGCGGCCATGTACGCCGACCCCGACCGGCTTCGCACGTTTCTGCAAGGCATGACGGGCGTCAGCATGGCCCCCTCCCGCGCCCTGGCCGACCGCTTCCCGTGGGAGCGCTACGAAAGCTTCGCCGACATCGGCTGCGCGCAGGGCGGCGCCACCGCGCAGATCGCCCTGCGAAACGAACATCTGCGTGGCACCGGCTTCGACCTGCCCGCCGTGGCGCCGGTGTTCGAGGAGTACGTCGAGTGCGCCGGCCTCGCCGACCGCCTTCGCTTCCAGGCGGGCGACATGTTCGCCGAGGACCTGCCCGCAGCCGACGTGCTCGTCTTCGGCCACATCCTCCACGACTGGGACCTGTCGGCGCGCCGCACGCTGCTGCGCAAGGCCCACGCGGCGGTTCCGAACGGCGGAGCGGTCATCGTCTACGAGGCGCTGATCGACGACGAGCGCGGCGCGCCCACCGGCCTTCTGGCCAGCCTCAACATGCTCGTGGTGACGCACGGCGGGTCGGGCTTCACCGGCGCCGAGTGCCTCCGCTGGACGCGCGACGCTGGCTTTCGCGAGGCCTACGTCGAGCCGCTGGGCGGCGACCACGCGATGGTGGTCGGCATCAAGTAG
- a CDS encoding glycosyltransferase, whose translation MTLSAPRAASGDAPTVAVVYHFFAHYRAAVMRALLDSPHYRFVLCGDVRNPEGPGIREWVPADRSRFVRAPCRPLGGGLLLQRGLLSLAARRDLDTVIFLGNAKHLVTWPAAARARALGKRVLFWTHGWTEEETGPKDRLRRAFYRLADGLLLYGHRAKCLGVARGFAPERLHVIYNSLDYEAQRRARDVVGPADLERTRAELFGQPERPIAICTGRLTGRRRLDLLLDAMHLLRAEGRPLNLLLVGEGPARRSLEEQAARMGLPVRFGGACYDEGVLARLIMAACVSVVPAGAGLSVVHSLGYGTPVVAQDDPNGQGPEWEAIRPGVNGGLFRRGDAADLARAIAEWTGPDRRSAADRRRCREVVERFYNPAFQRRAIERAIAGLPADDLFWQREERPAPIAATG comes from the coding sequence ATGACGCTGTCGGCGCCACGCGCGGCTAGCGGCGACGCCCCCACGGTGGCCGTCGTCTACCACTTCTTCGCCCACTACCGGGCCGCGGTGATGCGGGCACTCCTCGACAGCCCGCATTACCGGTTCGTTCTGTGTGGCGACGTGCGCAACCCCGAGGGACCGGGCATCCGGGAGTGGGTTCCGGCCGACCGGAGCCGCTTCGTGCGCGCCCCGTGCCGGCCACTGGGTGGCGGGCTCCTGCTGCAGCGCGGGCTCCTGTCGCTCGCCGCCCGCCGCGATCTCGACACCGTCATCTTTCTGGGCAACGCAAAGCACCTGGTGACCTGGCCCGCGGCGGCGCGGGCGCGCGCGCTGGGCAAGCGCGTGCTCTTCTGGACGCACGGGTGGACCGAAGAGGAGACCGGACCGAAGGATCGCCTGCGCCGCGCCTTCTACCGCCTGGCGGACGGCCTACTGCTCTACGGCCACCGCGCGAAGTGCCTCGGGGTCGCGCGCGGCTTCGCCCCCGAGCGCCTGCACGTCATCTACAACAGCCTGGACTACGAGGCGCAGCGCCGTGCTCGCGACGTCGTCGGCCCCGCCGACCTGGAGCGGACGCGCGCGGAGTTGTTCGGGCAGCCCGAGCGCCCCATCGCCATATGCACCGGCCGCCTTACGGGGCGCCGGAGGCTCGATCTCCTCCTTGACGCCATGCACCTCCTTCGCGCCGAGGGGCGGCCCCTCAACCTGCTGCTCGTGGGCGAGGGCCCCGCGCGCCGGTCGCTGGAGGAGCAGGCGGCACGGATGGGCCTGCCGGTGCGCTTTGGCGGCGCCTGCTACGACGAGGGCGTGCTGGCGCGACTCATCATGGCCGCATGCGTCAGCGTGGTTCCGGCTGGGGCGGGGCTATCCGTGGTGCACAGTCTGGGGTACGGCACGCCCGTGGTGGCGCAGGACGACCCCAACGGCCAGGGGCCCGAATGGGAGGCGATCCGACCGGGCGTGAACGGCGGGCTCTTTCGCCGCGGCGATGCCGCCGACCTGGCACGCGCCATCGCGGAATGGACCGGCCCAGACCGTCGATCGGCCGCGGACCGGCGCCGCTGCCGCGAGGTGGTCGAGCGCTTCTACAACCCGGCGTTTCAGCGCCGCGCGATCGAGCGGGCGATCGCGGGACTCCCGGCCGACGACCTGTTCTGGCAGCGCGAGGAGCGCCCGGCGCCCATCGCGGCGACGGGATAG
- a CDS encoding cellulase family glycosylhydrolase: MTRREMLAASASALAVFGAAAEGGMAEPPPPTPERLPRWRGFNLLAKFMRDSNRRFDELDFAWIHEWGMDFARLPMDYRAWTDPADWTVLREDVLKEIDEAVGFGEKHGVHVNLSFHRAPGYTVASPPEARSLWTDEEAQRVCGLHWAHFARRYRGISNARLSFNLFNEPSVVGAEPHRKVVERVCEAIREEDPDRLIICDGRAWGNTPPAELMGLGVAAATRGYQPMRVTHYRASWVQGSDRWETPTYPLREGDERWDRDLLRRKQIEPWERLQARGMGVMVGEFGAHNRTPHAVVLAWMRDMLELWREAGWGWALWNLRGSFGVIDSGRDDVAYEDWRGHKLDRAMLELLRAG; this comes from the coding sequence ATGACCCGGCGCGAGATGCTCGCCGCCTCGGCATCGGCCCTGGCCGTATTTGGCGCGGCGGCCGAGGGCGGCATGGCGGAGCCACCGCCGCCCACGCCCGAGCGACTGCCCCGCTGGCGCGGCTTCAACCTGCTCGCCAAGTTCATGCGCGACTCCAACCGCCGCTTCGACGAGCTCGACTTCGCCTGGATCCACGAATGGGGCATGGACTTCGCCCGCCTGCCCATGGACTATCGCGCGTGGACGGACCCCGCCGACTGGACCGTTCTGCGCGAGGATGTGCTCAAGGAGATCGACGAGGCGGTGGGCTTCGGCGAGAAGCACGGCGTGCACGTAAACCTCAGCTTCCACCGCGCCCCGGGCTACACCGTGGCCAGCCCGCCCGAGGCGCGCTCCCTCTGGACGGACGAGGAGGCGCAGCGTGTCTGCGGTCTGCACTGGGCGCACTTCGCGCGGCGCTACCGCGGCATCTCGAACGCGCGTCTCAGCTTCAACCTGTTCAACGAGCCCAGCGTGGTTGGCGCGGAGCCGCACCGCAAGGTGGTGGAGCGAGTGTGCGAGGCCATCCGCGAAGAGGATCCGGATCGCCTGATCATCTGTGATGGCCGGGCCTGGGGCAACACGCCCCCCGCGGAGCTCATGGGCCTCGGCGTGGCAGCCGCAACGCGCGGCTACCAGCCAATGCGCGTCACCCACTACCGCGCCTCCTGGGTACAGGGCTCCGACCGGTGGGAGACCCCCACCTACCCGCTGCGCGAGGGCGACGAGCGCTGGGACCGCGACCTGCTGCGCCGCAAGCAGATCGAGCCCTGGGAGCGGCTTCAGGCGAGGGGCATGGGCGTGATGGTGGGCGAGTTCGGGGCGCACAACCGCACGCCGCACGCAGTGGTGCTGGCCTGGATGCGCGACATGCTCGAGTTGTGGCGCGAGGCCGGATGGGGTTGGGCGCTCTGGAATCTGCGAGGCTCCTTCGGGGTGATCGACAGCGGGCGCGACGACGTGGCCTACGAGGACTGGCGCGGGCACAAACTGGACCGCGCCATGCTCGAGCTTCTTCGCGCGGGCTGA
- a CDS encoding GHMP kinase, with protein MAPNGLPAEEAPPGPPLRILNSVAPIRICDNGGWTDTWFAERGRIFNIGVYPYAEVQIEVRRSDDRESRIVLFAENYGERYAVKPEVLGWDRHPLLEAAIQRMGVPPGLSLGITVHSEAPAGASTGTSAAVTVALIGALDCLTPGRLSPHEVAATAQAVETENLGQQCGIQDQLCSAYGGVNYIEMFAYPHAAVSSIQVPNSIWWELERRLVLVYLGKSHSSSDVHGRVIRELENAGPGCPQLDDLRATAPRSRDAVYAGDFAALGRAMIDNTDAQGRLHADLVGADARRVIAIAREHGAIGWKVNGAGGDGGSVTILCGDNSHEKRSMVRAVEADNPLYRSIPVYLSRHGLRVWEAQGPYRRE; from the coding sequence ATGGCCCCGAATGGTCTGCCGGCCGAGGAAGCGCCGCCTGGCCCGCCGCTGCGCATCCTCAACAGCGTGGCGCCGATCCGCATCTGCGACAACGGCGGCTGGACCGACACGTGGTTCGCCGAGCGCGGGCGCATCTTCAACATCGGCGTCTATCCCTACGCCGAGGTGCAGATCGAGGTCCGTCGCAGCGACGACCGGGAGAGCCGCATCGTGCTCTTCGCCGAGAACTACGGCGAGCGCTACGCGGTGAAGCCGGAGGTGCTGGGGTGGGACCGCCATCCGCTGCTGGAGGCCGCCATTCAGCGCATGGGCGTCCCTCCCGGCCTCTCGCTCGGCATCACGGTGCACAGCGAGGCGCCGGCGGGCGCCTCTACCGGCACCTCCGCGGCCGTGACGGTGGCGCTGATCGGCGCGCTCGACTGCCTGACGCCCGGACGGCTGAGCCCCCACGAGGTCGCCGCCACGGCCCAGGCCGTCGAGACCGAGAACCTCGGGCAGCAGTGCGGCATTCAGGATCAGCTCTGCTCGGCCTACGGAGGCGTCAACTACATCGAGATGTTCGCCTATCCCCACGCGGCCGTCTCGTCGATCCAGGTGCCCAACAGCATCTGGTGGGAGCTCGAGCGGCGCCTGGTGCTCGTCTACCTCGGCAAGTCGCATAGCTCCTCGGACGTGCACGGTCGCGTGATCCGCGAGCTGGAGAACGCCGGGCCCGGTTGCCCACAGCTCGATGACCTGCGCGCCACCGCGCCGCGCTCGCGCGACGCCGTCTACGCCGGAGACTTCGCCGCGCTCGGCCGGGCGATGATCGACAACACGGACGCGCAGGGCCGCCTGCACGCCGACCTGGTGGGCGCGGACGCGCGCAGGGTCATCGCCATCGCGCGCGAGCACGGCGCCATCGGCTGGAAGGTAAACGGAGCCGGTGGCGACGGCGGCTCCGTGACGATCCTGTGCGGAGACAACTCGCACGAGAAGCGCAGCATGGTCCGCGCCGTCGAGGCCGACAACCCGCTCTACAGGAGCATCCCGGTCTACCTTAGCCGCCACGGCTTGCGCGTCTGGGAGGCTCAGGGCCCCTACCGCCGCGAGTAG
- a CDS encoding chitobiase/beta-hexosaminidase C-terminal domain-containing protein — MRTRTYAAVCAAICVLGSRSHGAPRPGVVRTVFRTPDVVIASVTAHAPRDGRTDAGEAIQRAIDDAAVAGGGVVFVPGGRYRLETALVLREGVTLRGDWTPPRPRVDPRCTILMPTVGRGETEGPPAITMERGTGISGITFWYPEQRPEGIVPYPWTIASSERVVPDNFTVQNATFVNAYQAMRFGPAANELHTVRHVYGTPLKTGVWVDSCTDIGRLNRLRFSPAWWEGSGLPGAPSTRAARRALRAHLVREAVGVDLLRSDWEYVYDVSVGAYAVGVRFRAGAQGTSNAVMFGCSLRACRTALEIDQLNPVGLSAVGCTLDGVGHAVLGAPALRSVVQLNACRLSASAGSALALQGPATVTMQNCSFRRWRGAAVEAERGSAVAMGCDFEQRGTHVVLAPAVARARLLGNRFAGAPGIRNESRGDVMVSHRPMQLARPDVTPHVESPDRRPARGLLFLVTDHGASPRAADNTAAFQRALSRAGQAGGGTVYVPAGNYRFAGSLHVPEGVELRGVFDVPHHTQSGGSVLMPTAGRGQEKGTPFVQLASGSGLRGLTFWYPEQSLRTVVAYPWAVRSLGPRCWLVDVTFGNAYQGADFGTYPSDGHVIRYMAGAMLRRGLWVSKCRGDGWVEDVMMNPHYSVRLNAPLPKPPDYEGDVIAYQRAHLDGIVFGRCEREHVRGTFLYAAYDGLAFRGDGGGGNARVILHGTDTASRPAVFEATGSRGVEIVNLQITPLSEQEVAGIVTTPSFRGRARIFCTQIWAGHRAALLEGPGEVLLQQVNDLTGPMTVRAGQFGLESGIFAADWQPQVRVEEGCRAARILACLAPDQLRIENHVGARLTARAGSLSPPPVEGPATYRTGWEPGDPASPPDTVQDDGGGLRGVADAACRPAPGEGRDGGTALRISGEARNAEHSCVYFRIGSGPVAVNTDTTLTYWFRPVNALSRHVGIDALFADGSTLRDAGAADASGTAVHPGTERGRVGEWTRIVAPIGRACRGRAIRWLMLAYDGRPGEGRFEAYVDDLAITSPEAGTPWSVEASPPGGRYARGVTVHLSAPGAAAVRYTLDGSTPTLSSPRYLSPIRLGRPGLWEVRYAAQGADGRVSGRAGAQIYDVGPWPR, encoded by the coding sequence ATGAGAACCCGGACGTACGCCGCCGTGTGCGCCGCCATCTGCGTGCTGGGATCCCGCTCGCACGGCGCGCCGCGCCCCGGCGTGGTGCGAACCGTCTTTCGCACCCCCGACGTGGTGATCGCCAGCGTGACCGCCCACGCTCCTCGCGATGGGCGCACCGACGCCGGCGAGGCCATCCAGCGGGCCATCGACGACGCCGCCGTCGCGGGCGGCGGGGTCGTGTTCGTGCCGGGCGGCCGCTATCGCCTGGAGACGGCCCTCGTGCTGCGCGAGGGCGTCACGCTTCGCGGAGACTGGACGCCGCCGAGACCGCGCGTCGACCCGCGGTGCACCATCCTGATGCCGACCGTCGGTCGGGGCGAGACCGAGGGGCCGCCGGCCATCACCATGGAGCGCGGGACCGGCATCAGCGGGATCACCTTCTGGTACCCGGAACAGCGGCCCGAGGGCATCGTCCCCTACCCGTGGACTATCGCCAGTTCCGAGCGCGTGGTGCCGGACAACTTCACGGTGCAGAACGCCACCTTCGTCAACGCCTACCAGGCCATGCGGTTCGGGCCGGCGGCCAATGAGCTGCACACCGTGCGCCACGTCTACGGTACGCCGCTCAAGACGGGAGTCTGGGTCGACTCCTGCACCGACATCGGCCGGCTCAACCGCCTGCGCTTCTCCCCTGCCTGGTGGGAGGGCAGCGGCCTGCCCGGCGCGCCTTCCACCCGGGCAGCCCGCCGCGCGCTGCGCGCGCACCTGGTGCGCGAGGCCGTGGGGGTCGACCTGCTTCGCAGCGACTGGGAGTATGTCTACGACGTCTCCGTGGGCGCCTACGCGGTGGGCGTGCGCTTCCGCGCGGGCGCTCAGGGCACCTCGAACGCCGTCATGTTCGGCTGCAGCCTGCGCGCATGCCGCACGGCCCTCGAGATCGACCAGCTCAATCCGGTCGGCCTGTCCGCCGTCGGCTGCACGCTGGACGGAGTCGGCCACGCCGTGCTGGGCGCGCCGGCGCTCCGCTCCGTCGTGCAGCTCAACGCGTGCCGCCTCTCTGCCAGCGCCGGCTCCGCGCTCGCGCTGCAGGGGCCGGCCACCGTCACCATGCAGAACTGCTCGTTCCGGCGCTGGCGCGGCGCCGCCGTTGAGGCGGAGCGCGGCTCCGCCGTGGCCATGGGCTGCGACTTCGAGCAGCGCGGCACGCACGTGGTCCTCGCGCCGGCGGTAGCGCGCGCCCGCTTGCTGGGCAACCGATTCGCCGGCGCGCCCGGCATCCGCAACGAGAGCCGCGGCGACGTCATGGTGAGCCATCGGCCGATGCAGCTCGCGCGGCCCGACGTGACGCCGCACGTGGAGTCGCCCGACCGGCGCCCCGCGCGTGGCCTCCTCTTCCTTGTGACCGACCACGGCGCCAGCCCGCGGGCGGCGGATAACACGGCCGCATTCCAGCGGGCGCTCTCGCGCGCCGGCCAGGCCGGAGGCGGCACCGTCTACGTTCCCGCGGGCAACTATCGGTTCGCGGGCTCCCTACACGTGCCGGAGGGCGTGGAGTTGCGCGGCGTGTTCGACGTGCCACACCACACGCAGTCCGGCGGCTCCGTGCTGATGCCTACCGCCGGGCGAGGGCAGGAGAAGGGCACGCCCTTCGTGCAGCTTGCCTCGGGCTCCGGCCTGCGCGGGCTCACGTTCTGGTACCCGGAGCAGAGTCTGCGCACCGTTGTCGCCTACCCCTGGGCCGTGCGCAGCCTGGGCCCGCGCTGCTGGCTGGTCGACGTCACCTTCGGCAACGCCTACCAGGGCGCGGACTTCGGCACCTACCCGAGCGACGGTCACGTGATCCGCTACATGGCCGGGGCCATGCTGCGCCGTGGCCTCTGGGTGAGCAAGTGTCGAGGCGACGGCTGGGTCGAGGACGTGATGATGAACCCGCACTACTCCGTGCGGCTCAACGCGCCCCTGCCGAAACCGCCTGACTATGAGGGCGACGTGATCGCCTACCAGCGCGCGCACCTGGACGGGATCGTCTTCGGCCGCTGCGAGCGCGAGCACGTGCGCGGGACCTTCCTGTATGCCGCCTACGACGGCCTCGCCTTCCGCGGCGACGGCGGAGGTGGCAACGCGCGCGTCATCCTCCACGGCACCGACACGGCCAGCCGCCCCGCGGTGTTCGAGGCCACGGGGTCGCGCGGCGTGGAGATCGTGAACCTTCAGATCACCCCGCTCAGCGAGCAGGAGGTGGCCGGAATCGTCACCACGCCGAGCTTCCGCGGCCGGGCGCGCATCTTCTGCACGCAGATCTGGGCCGGCCACCGCGCGGCGCTGCTGGAGGGACCAGGCGAGGTGCTGCTCCAGCAGGTGAACGACCTGACCGGCCCGATGACCGTGCGGGCCGGGCAGTTCGGGCTGGAGAGTGGCATCTTCGCAGCCGACTGGCAGCCACAGGTGCGCGTGGAGGAGGGCTGCCGCGCCGCGCGCATCCTCGCCTGCCTGGCGCCCGACCAGCTTCGCATCGAGAACCACGTCGGCGCGCGCCTCACCGCGCGGGCAGGCTCGCTCTCCCCGCCCCCCGTGGAAGGCCCGGCGACCTACCGCACCGGCTGGGAGCCCGGTGACCCCGCCTCGCCGCCCGACACCGTGCAGGACGATGGCGGCGGCCTTCGCGGGGTGGCCGACGCCGCCTGCCGCCCGGCCCCCGGCGAGGGCCGCGACGGGGGAACGGCGCTCCGAATCTCCGGGGAGGCCCGCAATGCAGAGCACTCCTGCGTCTACTTTCGCATCGGGAGCGGGCCTGTGGCGGTGAACACCGACACCACGCTCACCTACTGGTTCCGGCCGGTGAACGCGCTGAGCCGCCACGTCGGGATCGACGCCCTGTTCGCCGACGGCAGCACGCTGCGGGACGCCGGCGCGGCGGACGCCTCCGGCACGGCGGTGCATCCCGGCACGGAGCGCGGCCGGGTCGGGGAGTGGACGCGCATCGTGGCGCCGATCGGGCGCGCCTGTCGGGGACGCGCCATCCGGTGGTTGATGCTGGCCTACGACGGACGGCCAGGTGAGGGACGCTTTGAGGCCTATGTCGATGACCTGGCGATCACGTCGCCCGAGGCGGGCACACCCTGGAGCGTCGAGGCGTCGCCGCCGGGCGGGCGCTACGCGCGCGGCGTGACGGTCCACCTGAGCGCGCCGGGGGCCGCCGCGGTCCGCTACACGCTGGACGGCTCCACGCCCACGCTCTCCTCACCGCGCTACCTCTCCCCGATCCGGCTGGGGCGTCCCGGCCTGTGGGAGGTGCGCTACGCGGCGCAGGGCGCGGACGGGCGCGTGAGCGGACGCGCTGGCGCGCAGATCTACGACGTGGGGCCCTGGCCGCGCTGA
- a CDS encoding cation transporter encodes MAEHQHRRDEEHQHPPGLATERRIVMSIALTLAFVAAEALGGYAAHSLALLSDAAHNLADALALGLSWYGLRMARRPATARRTYGFHRVAILAALVNALSLVVIALLILGEAIGRLRAPEAAHGGAMIVMALAAVAVNARIGAWLHGDARQDLNVRSAYLHMLGDALSALGVAAAGIVIALGGSPLADPIASILIAALILWSSWGILSESVDVLLEAAPRGVDTNRVEETIRAVAGVLDVHDLHVWTVGPGLLACSCHILVAGETVQRGQQVLRAVVDALQSGYGIAHSTVQVEAVGQEPTVTCCPIPAGSPRKPRSAPRPDAPEGRV; translated from the coding sequence ATGGCCGAGCACCAGCACCGGCGCGACGAGGAGCATCAGCATCCGCCCGGCCTCGCGACGGAGCGACGCATCGTGATGTCGATCGCGCTCACGCTTGCCTTCGTGGCGGCGGAGGCGCTCGGCGGCTATGCGGCGCACAGCCTGGCGCTGCTCTCGGACGCCGCTCACAATCTCGCGGATGCGCTGGCGCTCGGCCTTTCGTGGTACGGCCTGCGCATGGCCCGCCGCCCCGCCACGGCCCGACGCACGTACGGCTTCCACCGCGTGGCCATCCTGGCGGCGTTGGTGAACGCGCTCTCGCTCGTGGTGATCGCGCTGCTCATCCTCGGCGAGGCGATCGGCCGCCTGCGCGCGCCGGAGGCGGCCCACGGCGGCGCGATGATCGTCATGGCGCTGGCGGCGGTGGCCGTCAACGCGCGGATCGGCGCCTGGCTGCACGGCGACGCCCGGCAAGACCTCAACGTGCGCAGCGCCTACCTGCACATGCTGGGCGACGCGCTCTCGGCGCTGGGCGTGGCGGCTGCCGGCATCGTGATCGCACTGGGCGGCTCGCCCCTGGCCGACCCGATCGCCTCCATCCTGATCGCCGCGCTCATCCTCTGGAGTTCCTGGGGCATCCTCTCCGAGTCGGTCGACGTGCTTCTGGAGGCGGCGCCGCGCGGCGTCGACACCAACCGCGTGGAGGAGACCATCCGCGCGGTGGCGGGCGTGCTCGACGTGCACGACCTCCACGTGTGGACGGTGGGCCCGGGCCTGCTGGCGTGCAGTTGCCACATCCTCGTCGCCGGCGAAACGGTGCAGCGCGGGCAGCAGGTGCTGCGCGCCGTGGTGGATGCGCTGCAGAGCGGCTACGGCATCGCTCACTCCACGGTGCAGGTGGAGGCGGTGGGGCAGGAGCCGACGGTGACCTGCTGCCCGATCCCCGCCGGGTCGCCGCGCAAGCCGCGCTCCGCACCCCGGCCAGACGCGCCGGAAGGGCGGGTCTGA
- a CDS encoding NAD-dependent epimerase — translation MGSILVTGSAGFIGYHLCERLLARGEPVVGLDNLNDYYEVSLKEARLARLEGRPGFRFARLSLEDAAGMARLFEEEQPDRVVNLAAQVGVRYSLVNPAAYVSSNLTGFANVLEGCRRVGVRHLVYASSSSVYGASTRIPYSAHDSVDHPISLYAATKRANELMAHTYSHLYGLPTTGLRFFTVYGPWGRPDMAIFEFTRRILREEPIDLYNHGNMRRDFTYVDDVVEGLVRVLDRPALGEPAWSGERPDPATSAAPYRIYNIGNHDAVELLRFVRALEAALGVPARVNMAPMQPGDVLETCADVADLMRDTGFRPATPVEQGVRQFVGWFRDYYGI, via the coding sequence ATGGGCAGCATCCTCGTGACCGGATCCGCCGGGTTCATCGGCTACCACCTCTGCGAGCGCTTGCTCGCGCGCGGTGAGCCCGTCGTCGGCCTCGACAACCTCAACGACTACTACGAGGTCTCGCTGAAGGAGGCCCGGCTGGCCCGCCTGGAGGGTCGACCCGGGTTCCGGTTCGCGCGCCTCTCTCTCGAGGACGCCGCGGGGATGGCGCGTCTGTTCGAGGAGGAGCAGCCCGACCGGGTGGTGAACCTGGCCGCCCAGGTGGGTGTGCGCTACTCGCTCGTGAACCCCGCCGCCTACGTCTCCTCCAACCTGACTGGCTTCGCCAACGTGCTCGAGGGCTGCCGGCGTGTCGGCGTGCGCCACCTGGTCTACGCCTCCTCAAGCTCCGTCTACGGCGCCAGCACCCGCATCCCCTACTCGGCGCACGACAGCGTCGACCATCCCATCAGCCTCTACGCGGCGACGAAGAGGGCCAACGAGTTGATGGCGCACACCTACAGCCATCTCTACGGCCTGCCGACCACGGGGCTGCGCTTCTTCACCGTCTATGGGCCGTGGGGACGGCCCGACATGGCCATCTTTGAGTTCACTCGCCGCATCCTGCGCGAGGAGCCGATCGACCTCTACAACCACGGCAACATGCGGCGCGACTTCACCTACGTCGACGACGTGGTGGAGGGCCTGGTGCGCGTGCTGGACCGCCCAGCGCTCGGCGAGCCGGCATGGTCGGGTGAGCGCCCCGACCCCGCAACGAGCGCCGCCCCCTATCGCATCTACAACATCGGCAACCACGACGCCGTGGAGCTTCTCCGCTTCGTGCGGGCGCTCGAGGCGGCCCTCGGCGTGCCCGCGCGCGTCAACATGGCTCCGATGCAGCCGGGCGATGTCCTGGAGACCTGCGCCGACGTGGCGGACCTGATGCGCGACACCGGGTTTCGGCCGGCCACGCCGGTGGAGCAGGGTGTGCGCCAGTTCGTGGGCTGGTTTCGCGACTACTATGGCATCTGA